In the genome of Microbacterium paraoxydans, the window CCATGTCGGAGCCCATCTTGCGCTGGATGCGCCGGGTGCGGATCTCCCAGAACACGATCCATGCGACGCCGGCGAGCGCCAGCAGCATGGTCGGGATGTTGAACGGCAGCGGCAGGGCGATCTCCGGCAGATAGCCGGCGCCGATGATCTTGAAGCCCTCCGGCACGGGTACCGACTGCGAGTCGCCCACCGCCTGGTTCGCGCCGCGGAAGAACAGCATGCCGGCCAGCGTCACGATGAACGCCGGCACCCCGACGTAGGCGACCCAGAACCCCTGCCAGGCGCCGACGAGCACGCCGACACCGAGACCGAGGAGGATGCCCAGCGGCCAGGGGAGGTTCCAGTCCTGCATGGCCTTCGCCACGACGATTCCGGTGAACGCCGCCACCGAGCCGACCGAGAGGTCGATGTGCCCCATGATGATGACCATCACCATGCCGATCGCCAGGATCAGGATGTACGAGTACTGGTTGACGACGTTGATGAGGTTGCCGGAGGACAGCGTGAGGCCGGTGCCCTTGAAGATCCACGTCAGCACCTGGAAGACGACGAGGATGACGACGAGGCTGCCGAGGATGCCGAACTGACGGAGGGTCGACTGCCCTCCCCCGAACATCTTCGTGATGTCCTTGAAGTGGAAGCCGCGCTTCGCGGTGGTCGAGTCGGTGGTCATGCGGATGCTTTCTGGGTCGCGGACGTCATGCTGCGCATGAGGTCTTCGGGGGTCGCCTGGTCGGCCGGGATGCAGTCGGTGACCCGGCCTTCGAACACGGTGTAGATGCGGTCGGAGATGCCGAGCAGCTCGGGCAGCTCGCTGGAGATCACGATCACGCCCTTGCCCTGGGCGGCGAGCTCGTTGATGATCGCGTAGATCTCGTACTTGGCTCCGACGTCGATGCCACGGGTGGGCTCGTCGAGGATCAGCAGGTCGGGGTCAGTGAACATCCACTTCGCCAGCACGACCTTCTGCTGATTGCCGCCGGAGAGCTTGCCGACGCCCTCCTCCACCGACGGGGTCTTGATGCGCAGCGTCTTGCGGTAGCGCTCCGCCACCGCGAACTCCTCGCGGGAGTCGACGACGCCGTTGTGCGCGATCTTGGAGAGCTTCGCCGCGACGATCGACCGCTTGATGGTGTCGAGCAGGTTGAGCCCGAGCACCTTGCGGTCCTCGCTCACGTAGGCGAGGCCGTGCTTGATCGCGGCGGCGACGTCGGGGAGCTCGATCTCCTGGCCGTCCTTGACGAGCGTGCCGGAGAGGAACGTGCCGTAGGAGCGGCCGAAGATGCTCATCGCCAGCTCGGTGCGGCCGGCGCCCATGAGGCCGGCGATGCCGACGACCTCGCCGCGACGGACATTGATGCTCGACCCCTTCACGACCATGCGCTCGGGCACGGTGGGGTGCTGGACCCACCAGTCCTTGACCTCGAAGAACACCTCGCCGATCTCCGGCGTGCGGTCCGGGTAGCGGCTCTCCAGCGATCGGCCGACCATGCCGCGGATGATGCGGTCCTCGTTGATCTCGCCGCGGGAGATGTCCAGCGTCTCCACCGTGCGGCCGTCGCGGATGATCGTGATCTCGTCGGCGATCTGCTCGATCTCGTTGAGCTTGTGGCTGATCATGATCGA includes:
- the mmsA gene encoding multiple monosaccharide ABC transporter ATP-binding protein; protein product: MNGHIEGDRTSRGRSVSTTATLPTVSGPILEMRRITKEFPGVKALADVSITVRAGEIHAICGENGAGKSTLMKVLSGVYPYGTYDGEILLYGQEQRFKDIAASEQAGIVIIHQELALIPELSVTENIFLGNEIRRFGRIDWQAQKERTIELLARVGLDEDPDVPIKTLGVGKQQLIEIAKALNKDVKLLILDEPTAALNENDSQHLLDLILGLKAKGIASIMISHKLNEIEQIADEITIIRDGRTVETLDISRGEINEDRIIRGMVGRSLESRYPDRTPEIGEVFFEVKDWWVQHPTVPERMVVKGSSINVRRGEVVGIAGLMGAGRTELAMSIFGRSYGTFLSGTLVKDGQEIELPDVAAAIKHGLAYVSEDRKVLGLNLLDTIKRSIVAAKLSKIAHNGVVDSREEFAVAERYRKTLRIKTPSVEEGVGKLSGGNQQKVVLAKWMFTDPDLLILDEPTRGIDVGAKYEIYAIINELAAQGKGVIVISSELPELLGISDRIYTVFEGRVTDCIPADQATPEDLMRSMTSATQKASA